A single region of the Epinephelus moara isolate mb chromosome 14, YSFRI_EMoa_1.0, whole genome shotgun sequence genome encodes:
- the slc38a6 gene encoding probable sodium-coupled neutral amino acid transporter 6, with translation MSINRNATADLYRECVARDVEENETTPLLANGPVQSRSKGASFASSVFNLMNAIMGSGILGLAYSMANTGIAGFCILLVLVAGLAAFSIHLLLKLCDQTGINSYEEVGEKALQKPGKVLVGISILVQNIGAMSSYLFILKSELPAAINSFVSSHSEGYTWYEDGRLLLILATLCVVLPLAMLPKIGFLGYTSSIAFCFMLYFAIVVVIKKWSIPCPLPQNMTISAAVQLSNSSDAECTPKLFIITSKSGYAIPTMAFSFLCHTAILPIYCELDQPSKSKMQNITNVSISLSFLVYLVSALFGYLTFYAHVDSELLLGYDKIMPHDIMVTVVRLAILFSVLLTVPLILFPARKAATLLLFGGRPFTWLVHITSTVIILSAVLLLAIFVPDISHVFGVVGSTTSTCLMFVFPGIFYLKINRGPLRSFNSIGAVLLVIFGLIMGILSLSTIAYTWARAF, from the exons ATGAGCATCAATAGAAATGCAACCGCAGATTTATACAGGGAATGCGTCGCCCGGGACGTCGAGGAAAACGAAACTACACCTTTATTAGCAAAT gGACCAGTGCAGAGCAGATCTAAAGGAGCATCGTTCGCCTCCTCTGTGTTTAACCTGATGAATGCCATCATGGGAAGCGGTATACTCGGTCTAGCTTATTCTATGGCCAACACTGGAATAGCTGGGTTTTG tATCCTGTTAGTGTTAGTGGCCGGCCTGGCTGCGTTCTCTATACATCTCCTTCTGAAGCTATGTGACCAAACAG GTATCAATTCATACGAAGAGGTCGGAGAGAAAGCCTTGCAAAAACCAGGAAAA GTTCTGGTTGGAATTTCTATTCTTGTCCAAAACATTGGTG CCATGTCATCCTATTTGTTCATCCTGAAGTCAGAGCTTCCTGCAGCCATCAACAGCTTCGTGAGCTCACACAGCGAAGG ATATACCTGGTATGAAGACGGCAGGTTGCTTCTGATCCTTGCCACACTATGTGTTGTTCTACCCCTGGCAATGTTGCCTAAAATTG GCTTCCTGGGCTACACCAGTAGCATTGCCTTTTGCTTCATGCTGTACTTCGCAATTGTG GTTGTGATCAAGAAGTGGTCCATCCCCTGCCCACTGCCTCAAAATATGACAATCTCAGCTGCCGTCCAG CTATCAAATTCCTCTGACGCAGAATGCACACCCAAACTCTTTATCATCACCAGTAAG AGTGGCTACGCCATCCCCACCATGGCCTTCTCCTTCCTGTGCCACACGGCTATCCTGCCAATCTACTGTGAACTGGACCA accttcAAAGTCCAAGATGCAGAACATTACAAATGTCAGTATTAGCCTCAGCTTCCTGGTTTACCTCGTTTCTGCGCTGTTTGGGTACCTCACCTTCTACG CTCACGTGGACTCTGAGCTGCTGCTTGGCTACGACAAGATTATGCCTCATGACATCATGGTGACGGTGGTTCGACTGGCCATCCTGTTCTCCGTGTTGCTGACTGTACCCCTCATCCTCTTCCCT gCCCGTAAGGCTGCGACCCTGCTGCTGTTTGGAGGCCGACCCTTCACCTGGCTGGTCCACATCACTTCAACAGTAATCATCCTGAGtgcggtgctgctgctggccatcTTTGTGCCTGATATCAGTCATGTGTTTGGAGTAGTGG GATCCACAACCTCCACCTGCctgatgtttgttttccccGGCATTTTCTACCTCAAGATCAACAGAGGACCCCTCAGATCCTTCAACTCCATTGGG GCTGTGCTTCTGGTCATCTTTGGTCTCATTATGGGAATCCTCAGCCTCTCTACCATTGCTTACACATGGGCTCGTGCCTTCTAA